A single window of Jiangella alkaliphila DNA harbors:
- a CDS encoding aldehyde dehydrogenase family protein, with product MSDHDCTIRELVGTTAAVPAGELDPVLTDPDTGQRLHPQRASAPESVETAVATAWAAHAGGVWSDLPRGERAAALRRLHTELASRTEELARADSLDTGVPRATTAALIGAVAQLLDLGATQIEDGFEHTEQLSSAGACDQWRLPWGPAAVFIPWNAPSHLAIVKTSYALVAGCPVIVKPSEWAPHFSGVFADAVRAALPPGVVQIVHGDRTVGEAIVGDERIAAVSYTGGVAGGMAVAEACGRLLKPVDLELSGNNPVVVLPGEEPKAVVEQVVTAMLTLNGQYCIGPRRLIVPEAEVEDYLAALGPVLDAVRIGRTTDPDAQLGPLSHEPHRRRIDDQLAEFAARGCEVRRYGRLPDASGHFVAPAVVLTDPAPELREEIFGPVLQVRTYRELDDAITTANDHPYGLGGYVFGTDREAARAVGRRLRAGLVRLNSAYGPPDADPVASMWGVSGLGELGTWQGPAFFTGARFVG from the coding sequence ATGAGTGATCACGACTGCACGATCCGGGAACTGGTGGGCACGACGGCCGCGGTACCGGCCGGGGAGCTGGACCCGGTCCTGACCGACCCGGACACCGGGCAGCGGCTGCATCCGCAGCGGGCCAGCGCGCCCGAGAGCGTGGAGACGGCGGTCGCGACCGCGTGGGCCGCTCACGCCGGCGGCGTCTGGTCCGACCTCCCACGCGGCGAACGCGCGGCCGCGCTGCGCCGTCTGCACACGGAGCTGGCCTCGCGCACGGAGGAGCTGGCGCGCGCGGACAGCCTGGACACGGGCGTGCCGCGGGCGACGACCGCCGCCCTCATCGGCGCGGTGGCCCAGCTGCTGGACCTCGGCGCGACCCAGATCGAGGACGGGTTCGAGCACACCGAGCAGCTCTCGTCGGCCGGGGCATGCGACCAGTGGCGACTGCCCTGGGGTCCGGCGGCGGTCTTCATCCCCTGGAACGCGCCGAGCCACCTGGCGATCGTCAAGACCTCCTACGCCCTGGTCGCCGGGTGCCCGGTCATCGTCAAACCGTCGGAGTGGGCACCGCACTTCTCCGGCGTGTTCGCCGACGCCGTGCGGGCGGCGCTGCCACCCGGCGTCGTCCAGATCGTGCACGGCGACCGCACAGTCGGCGAGGCGATCGTCGGCGACGAGCGGATCGCCGCCGTCTCGTACACGGGCGGCGTCGCGGGCGGCATGGCCGTGGCCGAGGCGTGCGGGCGGCTGCTCAAGCCGGTCGACCTGGAGCTGTCCGGCAACAACCCGGTCGTCGTGCTCCCCGGCGAGGAGCCGAAGGCGGTCGTCGAGCAGGTCGTGACGGCGATGCTGACGCTGAACGGGCAGTACTGCATCGGGCCGCGGCGGCTCATCGTCCCGGAGGCGGAGGTCGAGGACTACCTGGCCGCCCTCGGGCCCGTCCTCGACGCCGTGCGCATCGGCCGCACCACCGATCCGGACGCCCAACTGGGTCCGCTCTCGCACGAACCGCACCGCCGCCGCATCGACGACCAGCTCGCGGAGTTCGCCGCGCGTGGCTGCGAGGTGCGCCGGTATGGGCGGCTCCCGGATGCCTCCGGGCACTTCGTGGCTCCGGCGGTCGTGCTGACCGACCCGGCGCCGGAGCTCAGAGAGGAGATCTTCGGCCCGGTGCTGCAGGTGCGGACCTACCGGGAGCTCGACGACGCGATCACGACCGCCAACGACCATCCGTACGGGCTGGGCGGCTACGTGTTCGGCACCGACCGGGAGGCCGCCCGTGCGGTGGGCCGGCGGCTGCGCGCCGGCCTGGTCCGGCTGAACTCGGCCTACGGACCGCCCGACGCCGACCCGGTGGCGAGCATGTGGGGGGTCAGCGGCCTCGGCGAGCTGGGCACCTGGCAGGGGCCGGCCTTCTTCACCGGAGCCCGCTTCGTCGGCTGA
- a CDS encoding serine hydrolase domain-containing protein, with protein sequence MLTSADLPRLLSDLDREAEDYLVTRDEATLMIGLSVRGERHVRSFRSPGAQHAPLPDERTIYEIGSVSKVFSTTVLAVLEAEGLIGLDDPIGAHLPKDLRLPERIASITVRQLATHSSGLGSVGRRHQAFIDEELRGTEPPFGAYTHYLRYRKEHLYADLEDAELVYPTGQGWTYSIIGMGTLGHLLELVTGKPYEQLLKETVCAPLGLADTGYALSEEQQGRVVYAYDGGGQPCPNWYHDVLLPQGGLRSTMTDLLAFVEANLAAGAAADGSPLSRAMRTAREQYFAVPDGFAMPDGSEPPDFVQGLAWRGLDRPDGLAWWHPGTTLFYLAGAGVDDRAGVGFVVLYSGRRALVERDVLHPLQREWFRRACL encoded by the coding sequence ATGTTGACCTCAGCCGACCTTCCCCGCCTGCTCTCCGACCTCGATCGGGAGGCCGAGGACTACCTCGTCACCCGCGACGAGGCGACGCTCATGATCGGGCTGTCCGTGCGGGGCGAACGTCATGTCCGGAGCTTCCGGTCACCGGGCGCCCAGCACGCCCCGCTGCCCGACGAGCGGACGATCTACGAGATCGGCTCGGTCTCGAAGGTCTTCTCGACGACCGTGCTGGCCGTGCTGGAGGCCGAGGGGCTGATCGGGCTCGACGACCCGATCGGCGCGCACCTGCCGAAGGACCTCCGGCTGCCGGAGCGGATCGCGTCGATCACCGTCCGGCAGCTCGCCACGCACAGTTCCGGGCTCGGCTCGGTCGGCCGGCGCCACCAGGCCTTCATCGACGAGGAGCTCCGCGGCACCGAGCCGCCGTTCGGCGCGTACACCCACTACCTGCGGTACCGGAAGGAACACCTCTACGCCGACCTCGAGGACGCCGAGCTGGTGTACCCGACCGGGCAGGGCTGGACGTACTCGATCATCGGCATGGGGACGCTCGGCCACCTGCTGGAACTGGTGACCGGGAAGCCGTACGAGCAGCTGCTGAAGGAGACGGTCTGCGCCCCGCTGGGCCTCGCGGACACCGGCTACGCGCTGTCCGAGGAGCAGCAGGGCCGGGTGGTGTACGCGTACGACGGCGGCGGGCAGCCGTGCCCGAACTGGTACCACGACGTGCTGCTCCCGCAGGGCGGACTGCGCTCCACGATGACCGACCTGCTCGCGTTCGTCGAGGCGAACCTCGCGGCCGGTGCGGCCGCGGACGGGTCGCCGCTGTCGCGGGCCATGCGCACCGCCCGCGAGCAGTACTTCGCCGTCCCCGACGGGTTCGCCATGCCCGACGGGAGCGAGCCGCCCGACTTCGTCCAGGGCCTGGCCTGGCGTGGGCTGGACCGGCCGGACGGACTGGCCTGGTGGCACCCGGGGACGACGTTGTTCTACCTCGCCGGCGCCGGTGTGGACGACCGCGCCGGGGTCGGCTTCGTCGTCCTGTACTCCGGCCGCAGGGCGCTCGTCGAGAGAGACGTCCTGCACCCCCTCCAGCGGGAGTGGTTCCGCCGCGCCTGTCTGTAG
- a CDS encoding GMC family oxidoreductase produces MNDPGYDVIVVGAGSAGAALAARLTEDDGRRVLVLEAGPDYRSADALPEIRSIEPMIVQPTATLLNTHMFPGLLAARTSAQDRLPYARGRGVGGSSAVNGLFAIRATVEDLDGWAAQGCAGWGYDDVLPLLRRLENDLDFGDETYHGDDGPIPITRPRHEDFAAVDAAVDQAARRLGHPWAPDHNAPGSTGVSPYALNSFGTVRVSTNDGYLQPARDRPGLRVVGDALVERILFTGNRVTGVRAIVAGAPVEFRAAEVVVSAGAIHSPAVLLRSGVGPAGELCDAGVDPVADLPVGRNLQDHPSIALGLGLHQEIDYRGVPMRGQVCVRFTTGVGDEVNDAMIAVTGALGLGVPAAGVVGWVNRVTSTGRIRLAGTDPAADPVVDFDLLSHPDDLRRFRAVVDELRTFAAQPELKEIAPEMSLSGLGAVAADPAETMSDDEFARFALAAVSDTVHASGTCRMGDPGDPDVVVDPAGRVLGIDGLRVADASILPWVTRANTNLTAILVGEKVAASMRAEATT; encoded by the coding sequence GTGAACGATCCCGGGTACGACGTCATCGTCGTCGGCGCCGGTTCCGCGGGCGCGGCGCTGGCCGCCCGGCTGACCGAGGACGACGGCCGCCGGGTGCTGGTCCTGGAGGCCGGACCCGACTATCGCTCGGCCGACGCGCTCCCGGAGATCCGCAGCATCGAGCCGATGATCGTCCAGCCGACCGCGACGCTGCTGAACACGCACATGTTCCCGGGGCTGCTGGCGGCACGGACGTCCGCGCAGGACCGGCTGCCGTATGCGCGCGGACGCGGCGTCGGCGGCAGCTCCGCGGTCAACGGGCTGTTCGCGATCCGGGCGACGGTCGAGGACCTCGACGGCTGGGCCGCCCAGGGCTGCGCCGGCTGGGGCTACGACGACGTCCTGCCGCTGCTGCGCCGGCTCGAGAACGACCTCGACTTCGGCGACGAGACGTACCACGGCGACGACGGGCCGATCCCGATCACCCGTCCGCGGCACGAGGACTTCGCCGCCGTCGACGCCGCCGTCGACCAGGCCGCCCGGCGGCTGGGTCACCCGTGGGCGCCGGACCACAACGCGCCGGGCTCGACCGGGGTGTCGCCGTACGCGCTCAACAGCTTCGGCACCGTCCGGGTCTCGACCAACGACGGGTACCTCCAGCCGGCCCGCGACCGTCCCGGCCTGCGCGTCGTGGGCGACGCGCTGGTCGAGCGCATCCTGTTCACCGGGAACCGCGTGACCGGCGTGCGTGCGATCGTCGCCGGTGCGCCGGTCGAGTTCCGCGCCGCCGAGGTCGTGGTGTCCGCCGGCGCCATCCACTCGCCGGCGGTCCTGCTGCGCTCGGGCGTCGGCCCGGCCGGCGAACTGTGCGACGCCGGCGTCGACCCGGTCGCGGACCTTCCGGTCGGGCGCAACCTGCAGGACCACCCGAGCATCGCGCTGGGCCTCGGCCTGCACCAGGAGATCGACTACCGCGGCGTGCCCATGCGTGGCCAGGTCTGCGTGCGGTTCACCACCGGCGTCGGCGACGAGGTCAACGACGCCATGATCGCGGTGACCGGTGCGCTGGGCCTCGGTGTGCCGGCCGCCGGCGTCGTCGGCTGGGTCAACCGAGTGACGTCGACCGGACGCATCCGGCTGGCCGGCACCGATCCGGCCGCCGATCCGGTGGTCGACTTCGACCTGCTGTCCCACCCCGACGACCTGCGGCGATTCCGGGCCGTCGTCGACGAGCTGCGGACGTTCGCGGCACAGCCGGAGCTCAAGGAGATCGCGCCCGAGATGAGCCTCAGCGGCCTCGGCGCGGTCGCCGCCGATCCGGCCGAGACCATGAGCGACGACGAGTTCGCGCGGTTCGCCCTCGCCGCCGTGAGCGACACCGTCCACGCGAGCGGAACCTGCCGCATGGGCGATCCGGGTGACCCGGACGTCGTCGTCGATCCGGCCGGGCGGGTGCTCGGCATAGACGGCCTGCGCGTGGCCGACGCGAGCATCCTCCCGTGGGTGACCCGGGCGAACACCAACCTGACCGCGATCCTCGTCGGCGAGAAGGTCGCGGCATCGATGCGCGCGGAGGCCACGACATGA
- a CDS encoding SDR family NAD(P)-dependent oxidoreductase, translating into MTPAPTRDITTPGHGPVELAGASALVTGAASGIGAAAARRLAAAGAAVVVADLQAGPGGALADEIGGVFVETDVTRTEQLQAAVERAVALGPLRAVVCSAGFAPAQRTIGRDGEFASAHDLAMYRKVLEVNLIGTFDTIRLAATAMSRNETDADGARGAIVAFASVAAFDGQIGQAAYSSSKGGIVGLTLPVARDLSVSGIRLNTVAPGLVDTPIYGVGEQAEEFKARLGRSVLFPSRLGLPDEVARMVMECLTNPYLNGAVVRVDGGVRLPPK; encoded by the coding sequence GTGACCCCCGCCCCGACCCGTGACATCACCACCCCCGGCCACGGTCCCGTCGAGCTCGCCGGCGCGTCCGCGCTGGTCACCGGCGCCGCCTCCGGCATCGGCGCGGCCGCCGCCCGGCGGCTCGCCGCGGCCGGCGCGGCGGTCGTCGTCGCCGACCTCCAGGCCGGCCCGGGTGGCGCGCTGGCCGACGAGATCGGCGGAGTCTTCGTCGAGACCGACGTGACCCGCACCGAGCAGCTCCAGGCCGCGGTCGAACGGGCCGTCGCGCTGGGTCCGCTCCGCGCGGTCGTCTGCTCGGCCGGCTTCGCACCGGCGCAGCGGACCATCGGCCGCGACGGCGAGTTCGCCTCGGCGCACGATCTCGCGATGTACAGGAAGGTGCTCGAGGTCAACCTGATCGGCACCTTCGACACGATCCGCCTCGCCGCCACCGCGATGAGCCGCAACGAGACCGACGCCGACGGCGCGCGCGGCGCGATCGTGGCGTTCGCGAGCGTGGCCGCGTTCGACGGCCAGATCGGCCAGGCCGCGTACTCCTCCTCCAAGGGCGGCATCGTGGGCCTCACCCTGCCCGTCGCCCGCGACCTGTCGGTCAGCGGGATCCGGCTCAACACCGTCGCGCCGGGCCTCGTCGACACCCCGATCTACGGCGTGGGCGAGCAGGCCGAGGAGTTCAAGGCGCGGCTGGGCCGGTCTGTGCTCTTCCCCTCGCGTCTCGGCCTTCCCGACGAGGTCGCCCGCATGGTCATGGAGTGCCTCACCAACCCCTACCTGAACGGGGCGGTGGTCCGCGTCGACGGAGGCGTCCGGCTGCCCCCGAAGTAG
- a CDS encoding S9 family peptidase: protein MATPRVIDVEELFADPEFSGASISPDGKRLAYLAPWSGRTNVWVRGVDEEHTDAVCVTHDARRGIKTYYWTDDPRRLLYLQDTDGNEDWHLYRVDLDAPDQPAVDLTPLPPGSRVMDVSPLSSLPGTVVVSMNRRHMFVDAFRVDIATGETTLHRENPESAGHFLFGRAGEVFYSRIAEVGVWEFSAADEQTGELRPFHRIGGPEYPMGVYPAHVAADGKGLLVGVYQGTDDLRLVRVDAHTGAETVVAAMDGHSLCTMGYVSRTLPPTLFTSRRTGEVLAARFVGERPELLVLDPHFAEVYAELSKLSDGVLAAVSSDESEQRWVATFAHDREPGLTYYYDHGTRESRLLFRPYPRLDPAELAPMTPVAFAARDGLPLHAFLTLPAGVAPTGLPLIVKVHGGPWCHDSWGFDPQIQFLANRGYAVLQVNFRGSSGYGAKHLTAAIKEFAGAMHDDLIDAANWAVEQGYADPARIGIYGGSYGGYSSLVGVTVTPDFFAAAVDYVGISSLPNFMRTLPEFLKPLIGNSWYRYVGDPEDPADEADMLTRSPITMVDRIRTPLLVVQGANDSRVVKAEADNIVAALRERAVAVEYLVADDEGHGFQNPENLVAMFRAMDRFLAEHLGGRSA from the coding sequence ATGGCCACGCCGAGGGTGATCGACGTCGAGGAGCTGTTCGCCGACCCGGAGTTCTCCGGTGCGTCGATCTCGCCCGACGGGAAGCGCCTGGCCTACCTGGCGCCGTGGAGCGGACGGACCAACGTCTGGGTCCGCGGCGTCGACGAGGAGCACACCGACGCGGTGTGCGTGACGCACGACGCGCGACGCGGCATCAAGACGTACTACTGGACCGACGACCCGCGGAGGCTGCTGTATCTGCAGGACACCGACGGTAACGAGGACTGGCACCTGTACCGCGTGGACCTCGACGCGCCGGACCAGCCCGCCGTCGACCTGACGCCGCTGCCGCCCGGCTCCCGGGTCATGGACGTGTCGCCGCTGTCGTCGCTGCCGGGCACGGTCGTGGTGTCGATGAACCGCCGGCACATGTTCGTCGACGCCTTCCGCGTCGACATCGCCACCGGTGAGACGACCCTGCACCGGGAGAACCCCGAGTCCGCGGGGCACTTCCTGTTCGGCCGGGCGGGCGAGGTCTTCTACTCGCGGATCGCCGAGGTCGGCGTGTGGGAGTTCTCCGCGGCCGACGAGCAGACGGGCGAGCTGCGCCCGTTCCACCGGATCGGCGGCCCGGAGTATCCGATGGGGGTCTACCCGGCGCACGTCGCGGCCGACGGGAAGGGCCTGCTCGTCGGCGTCTATCAGGGCACCGACGACCTGCGCCTGGTCCGTGTCGACGCCCACACCGGCGCCGAGACCGTGGTCGCCGCGATGGACGGGCACAGCCTCTGCACCATGGGCTACGTCTCGCGCACCCTCCCGCCCACCCTGTTCACCAGCCGGCGCACCGGCGAGGTCCTGGCCGCGCGGTTCGTGGGCGAGCGGCCGGAGCTCCTGGTGCTCGACCCGCACTTCGCGGAGGTGTACGCGGAGCTGTCCAAACTGTCCGACGGCGTGCTGGCGGCGGTCTCGTCGGACGAGTCCGAACAGCGGTGGGTCGCGACGTTCGCGCACGACCGCGAGCCGGGCCTGACCTACTACTACGACCACGGCACGCGCGAGAGCCGGCTGCTGTTCCGGCCCTACCCGCGGCTGGACCCGGCGGAGCTGGCGCCGATGACGCCGGTCGCGTTCGCGGCGCGGGACGGGCTGCCGCTACACGCGTTCCTCACCCTGCCCGCCGGCGTCGCGCCCACCGGGCTGCCGTTGATCGTGAAGGTGCACGGCGGGCCGTGGTGCCACGACTCGTGGGGGTTCGACCCGCAGATCCAGTTCCTGGCCAACCGCGGCTACGCCGTGCTCCAGGTCAACTTCCGCGGCTCGTCCGGGTACGGCGCGAAGCACCTCACCGCCGCGATCAAGGAGTTCGCCGGCGCGATGCACGACGACCTGATCGACGCGGCGAACTGGGCCGTCGAGCAGGGCTATGCCGACCCGGCCCGCATCGGGATCTACGGCGGGTCCTACGGCGGCTACTCGTCGCTGGTCGGGGTCACGGTCACCCCGGACTTCTTCGCCGCGGCGGTCGACTACGTCGGCATCTCCAGCCTGCCGAACTTCATGCGCACGCTGCCGGAGTTCCTGAAGCCGCTCATCGGCAACAGCTGGTACCGCTACGTCGGCGACCCCGAGGACCCGGCCGACGAGGCCGACATGCTCACGCGGTCGCCGATCACCATGGTCGACCGCATCCGCACCCCGCTGCTCGTCGTCCAGGGCGCGAACGACTCCAGGGTCGTCAAGGCGGAGGCCGACAACATCGTCGCCGCGCTCCGTGAGCGAGCCGTCGCGGTCGAGTATCTCGTCGCCGACGACGAGGGCCACGGGTTCCAGAACCCCGAGAACCTCGTCGCCATGTTCCGCGCGATGGACCGCTTCCTCGCCGAGCACCTCGGCGGGCGGTCGGCATGA
- a CDS encoding S9 family peptidase has product MSAPGLIQVEELFADPEFSGASISPDGTRIGYLAPWSGRTNVWVCGIDEEHADAVCVTRDGRRGIRRYFWTDDPRWLLYLQDTDGNEDWHLYRVDLGAPGEPAVDLTPMPRGSRVMDVEPFKAVPGSVLVSMNRRPLDVDVFRIDVATGEIVLHRENPDRRGGFVFGPGGEVVAHSQADDGTFEYHAVDDASGRRRLFHRQGGPEHPLGVHPARITPDGAGLLVGSYQDSDDLRLVRVDIATGEQSVVADLPGHSLCIAEAVLPAAPPTLFTSRRTGAVLAARFVGDRPVIHVVDPGFAEVYAALSRLSDGVLAGLSSDDSERLWVATFAHDREPGLTYLYDHGTGESRLLFRPYPRLDPDALAPMTPVAFAARDGLPLHGFLTLPVGVEPAGLPLVLFLHGGPWFHDVWGYNPTAQFLANRGYAVLQVNFRGSSGYGRRHTTAAIREFAGTMHDDVIDAADWAVKQGYADPARIGIHGGSYGGYAALVGVTVTPDYFAAAVDYCGISSLPNFMRTLPEFLRPQMVNNFLLYCGDPADPEQEADLLARSPITMVDRIRTPLLVVQGANDVRVVKAESDAIVEALRARGVAVEYLVADDEGHGFQNPENVMTMFRTVERHFAAHLGGLSEEQR; this is encoded by the coding sequence ATGAGCGCCCCGGGGCTGATCCAGGTCGAGGAGCTGTTCGCCGACCCGGAGTTCTCCGGCGCGTCGATCTCGCCCGACGGGACGCGCATCGGCTACCTGGCGCCGTGGAGCGGACGGACCAACGTCTGGGTCTGCGGCATCGACGAGGAGCACGCCGACGCGGTGTGTGTGACGCGCGACGGCCGGCGCGGCATCCGGCGCTACTTCTGGACCGACGACCCGCGGTGGCTGCTGTATCTGCAGGACACCGACGGGAACGAGGACTGGCACCTGTACCGCGTCGACCTCGGCGCGCCGGGCGAACCCGCCGTCGACCTGACGCCTATGCCGCGCGGGTCGCGGGTGATGGACGTCGAGCCGTTCAAGGCCGTGCCCGGCAGCGTTCTCGTCTCGATGAACCGCCGGCCGCTGGACGTCGACGTGTTCCGGATCGACGTCGCCACCGGCGAGATCGTCCTGCACCGGGAGAACCCGGACCGCCGAGGCGGCTTCGTCTTCGGACCCGGCGGCGAGGTCGTCGCCCACTCGCAGGCCGACGACGGGACGTTCGAGTACCACGCCGTCGACGACGCGTCCGGCCGGCGGCGCCTGTTCCACCGGCAGGGCGGCCCGGAGCATCCGCTCGGCGTCCACCCGGCCCGGATCACCCCCGACGGCGCCGGGCTGCTCGTCGGGTCGTACCAGGACTCCGACGACCTCCGGCTGGTCCGCGTCGACATCGCGACCGGCGAGCAGAGCGTCGTCGCGGACCTGCCCGGGCACAGCCTGTGCATCGCCGAGGCCGTCTTGCCGGCGGCGCCCCCGACCCTGTTCACCAGCCGGCGCACCGGCGCGGTGCTGGCGGCGCGGTTCGTGGGCGACCGGCCCGTGATCCACGTGGTGGACCCGGGGTTCGCGGAGGTGTACGCGGCACTGTCGCGGCTCTCGGACGGGGTGCTGGCGGGGCTGTCGTCGGACGACTCGGAGCGGCTGTGGGTGGCGACGTTCGCGCACGACCGCGAGCCCGGGCTCACCTATCTCTACGACCACGGCACCGGCGAGAGCCGGCTGCTGTTCCGGCCGTATCCGCGGCTGGACCCGGACGCGCTGGCGCCGATGACGCCGGTCGCCTTCGCGGCGCGGGACGGGCTGCCGCTGCACGGCTTCCTCACCCTGCCGGTCGGCGTCGAGCCGGCCGGCCTGCCGCTGGTCCTGTTCCTGCACGGCGGCCCGTGGTTCCACGACGTGTGGGGGTACAACCCCACCGCCCAGTTCCTGGCCAACCGCGGCTACGCCGTCCTGCAGGTGAACTTCCGCGGGTCGTCGGGCTACGGCCGGCGGCACACCACGGCGGCGATCAGGGAGTTCGCCGGGACGATGCACGACGACGTCATCGACGCCGCGGACTGGGCGGTGAAACAGGGCTACGCCGACCCGGCGCGCATCGGCATCCACGGCGGCTCGTACGGCGGGTACGCGGCGCTGGTCGGGGTCACCGTCACCCCGGACTACTTCGCCGCGGCCGTCGACTACTGCGGGATCTCCAGCCTGCCGAACTTCATGCGCACGCTGCCGGAGTTCCTGCGTCCGCAGATGGTGAACAACTTCCTGCTCTACTGCGGCGACCCGGCCGACCCCGAGCAGGAAGCCGATCTGCTGGCCCGCTCGCCCATCACCATGGTCGACCGGATCCGGACGCCGCTGCTGGTCGTCCAGGGCGCCAACGACGTCCGCGTCGTCAAGGCGGAGTCCGACGCCATCGTCGAGGCGCTGCGAGCCCGCGGCGTCGCCGTCGAGTACCTCGTCGCCGACGACGAGGGGCACGGCTTCCAGAACCCCGAGAACGTCATGACGATGTTCCGCACCGTCGAACGCCACTTCGCCGCCCACCTCGGCGGCCTCAGTGAGGAGCAGCGGTGA
- a CDS encoding dipeptidase, translating into MINIYVGPTIAHVMSGHKADPHAQILREHYLESWRAGGLTGAVMQISDWPTVGMLLSEVRGSEGEITFCTSRADFDNRPEGSFGLFMSFEGYGPLVGDFEALETMSQLGVTTFTFSHNMQNLLCTGCNERFGEGGFSHLGKQVLKELESLPLMVDLVHMSRASFWDALDIYDGDIFVSHANADAVSPHRRNLTDEQLKAVAARNGVIGITTYRGYVTEDPFRATLSDVLDHAMHIYDLVGAEHLAIGADYSGSSIEMISGALKQADPDNAYGLNELGADIYAVGPEGMEDASRLGSLVSGLAERGLSQDELDLVTGGSYLAMLERARPATAR; encoded by the coding sequence ATGATCAACATCTACGTCGGTCCCACCATCGCGCACGTGATGTCGGGCCACAAGGCCGACCCGCACGCCCAGATCCTGCGCGAGCACTATCTGGAGTCGTGGCGGGCCGGCGGCCTGACCGGTGCCGTCATGCAGATCTCCGACTGGCCCACGGTCGGCATGCTGCTGTCCGAGGTCCGCGGCTCGGAGGGCGAGATCACGTTCTGTACGTCGAGGGCGGACTTCGACAACCGTCCCGAGGGGTCGTTCGGCCTGTTCATGTCGTTCGAGGGGTACGGCCCGCTGGTCGGTGACTTCGAGGCGCTGGAGACGATGTCCCAGTTGGGCGTCACCACGTTCACGTTCTCGCACAACATGCAGAACCTGCTGTGCACCGGCTGCAACGAGCGGTTCGGCGAGGGCGGGTTCAGCCACCTCGGCAAGCAGGTGCTCAAGGAGCTGGAGTCGCTGCCGCTCATGGTGGACCTCGTGCACATGTCGCGGGCGTCGTTCTGGGACGCACTGGACATCTACGACGGCGACATCTTCGTCTCCCATGCCAACGCCGACGCGGTCTCGCCGCACCGGCGCAACCTGACCGACGAGCAGCTCAAGGCCGTCGCCGCGCGCAACGGCGTCATCGGCATCACCACCTACCGGGGCTACGTGACCGAGGACCCCTTCCGGGCGACGCTCTCGGACGTGCTCGACCACGCCATGCACATCTACGACCTCGTCGGCGCCGAGCACCTGGCGATCGGGGCGGACTACTCCGGGTCTTCCATCGAGATGATCTCGGGCGCCCTCAAGCAGGCCGACCCGGACAACGCCTACGGGTTGAACGAGCTCGGCGCGGACATCTACGCCGTCGGGCCCGAGGGCATGGAGGACGCCAGCCGCCTGGGCAGCCTCGTCAGCGGCCTCGCCGAGCGCGGCCTGAGCCAGGACGAGCTCGACCTCGTCACCGGCGGTTCTTATCTGGCCATGCTGGAGCGGGCCCGGCCCGCGACGGCGAGGTAG
- a CDS encoding GntR family transcriptional regulator — protein sequence MTSTPAFTEIPKREGLRVRVAQALRAAIVSGEMEPGDVYSAPSLGQHFGISATPVREALLDLVGEGLMSTVPNKGFRVTEVSERDLAEITELLLLVEPPAVRRAIASILGRDIPALRELARSIVDRASAGDLIGYNEAERRFHLELLGHAGNQRVVDLVAGLRDQTRLHGLAPLVEQGALANAAAEHLELVDLIVAGDGAAAEALMRRHLRP from the coding sequence ATGACGTCCACGCCGGCGTTCACCGAGATCCCCAAGCGGGAGGGCCTGCGCGTGCGCGTCGCCCAGGCCCTGCGGGCGGCCATCGTCTCCGGCGAGATGGAGCCCGGCGACGTGTACTCCGCGCCGAGTCTCGGGCAGCACTTCGGCATCTCCGCGACGCCGGTCCGCGAGGCGCTGCTCGACCTGGTCGGCGAGGGACTCATGTCGACGGTGCCGAACAAGGGGTTCCGCGTCACCGAGGTGTCGGAGCGGGACCTCGCCGAGATCACCGAGCTGCTCCTGCTGGTCGAGCCACCCGCCGTCCGCCGCGCGATCGCGTCGATCCTCGGCCGCGACATCCCCGCCCTGCGCGAGCTCGCCCGGAGCATCGTCGACCGGGCGAGCGCCGGCGACTTGATCGGCTACAACGAGGCCGAGCGGCGCTTCCACCTCGAGCTGCTCGGCCACGCGGGGAACCAGCGCGTCGTCGACCTCGTCGCCGGCCTGCGCGACCAGACGCGGCTTCACGGCCTGGCGCCGCTCGTGGAGCAGGGCGCGCTCGCGAACGCCGCGGCCGAGCATCTCGAGCTCGTCGACCTCATCGTGGCCGGCGACGGCGCGGCCGCCGAGGCCCTGATGCGGCGCCACCTCAGACCGTGA